A stretch of the Macaca mulatta isolate MMU2019108-1 chromosome 16, T2T-MMU8v2.0, whole genome shotgun sequence genome encodes the following:
- the TOB1 gene encoding protein Tob1 isoform X1 — translation MQLEIQVALNFIISYLYNKLPRRRVNIFGEELERLLKKKYEGHWYPEKPYKGSGFRCIHIGEKVDPVIEQASKESGLDIDDVRGNLPQDLSVWIDPFEVSYQIGEKGPVKVLYVDDNNENGCELDKEIKNSFNPEAQVFMPISDPASSVSSSPSPPFGHSAAVSPTFMPRSTQPLTFTTATFAATKFGSTKMKNSGRSNKVARTSPINLGLNVNDLLKQKAISSSMHSLYGLGLGSQQQPQQQQQPAQPPPPPPPPQQQQQQKTSALSPNAKEFIFPNMQGQGSSTNGMFPGDSPLNLSPLQYSNAFDVFAAYGGLNEKSFVDGLNFSLNNMQYSNQQFQPVMAN, via the coding sequence ATGCAGCTTGAAATCCAAGTAGcactaaattttattatttcatatttgtaCAATAAGCTTCCCAGGAGACGTGTCAACATTTTTGGTGAAGAACTTGAAAGACTTCTTaagaagaaatatgaagggcACTGGTATCCTGAAAAGCCATACAAAGGATCGGGGTTTAGATGTATACACATAGGGGAGAAAGTGGACCCAGTGATTGAACAAGCATCCAAAGAGAGTGGTTTGGACATTGATGATGTTCGTGGCAATCTGCCACAGGATCTTAGTGTTTGGATCGACCCATTTGAGGTTTCTTACCAAATTGGTGAAAAGGGACCAGTGAAGGTGCTTTACGTGgatgataataatgaaaatggaTGTGAGTTGGATAAGGAGATCAAAAACAGCTTTAACCCAGAGGCCCAGGTTTTCATGCCCATAAGTGACCCAGCCTCATCAGTGTCCAGCTCTCCATCGCCTCCTTTTGGTCACTCTGCTGCTGTAAGCCCTACCTTCATGCCCCGGTCCACTCAGCCTTTAACCTTTACCACTGCCACTTTTGCTGCCACCAAGTTCGGCTCTACCAAAATGAAGAATAGCGGCCGTAGCAACAAGGTTGCACGTACTTCTCCTATCAACCTCGGCTTGAATGTGAATGACCTCTTGAAGCAGAAAGCCATCTCTTCCTCAATGCACTCTCTGTATGGGCTTGGCTTGGGCAgccagcagcagccacagcaacagcagcagccagcccagccgccaccgccaccgccaccaccacagcagcaacaacagcagaAAACCTCTGCTCTTTCTCCTAATGCcaaggaatttatttttcctaatatgcAGGGTCAAGGTAGTAGTACCAATGGAATGTTCCCAGGTGACAGCCCCCTTAACCTCAGTCCTCTCCAGTACAGTAATGCCTTTGATGTGTTTGCGGCCTATGGAGGCCTCAATGAGAAGTCTTTTGTAGATGGCTTGAATTTTAGCTTAAATAACATGCAGTATTCTAACCAGCAATTCCAGCCTGTTATGGctaactga
- the TOB1 gene encoding protein Tob1 isoform X2 produces MPISDPASSVSSSPSPPFGHSAAVSPTFMPRSTQPLTFTTATFAATKFGSTKMKNSGRSNKVARTSPINLGLNVNDLLKQKAISSSMHSLYGLGLGSQQQPQQQQQPAQPPPPPPPPQQQQQQKTSALSPNAKEFIFPNMQGQGSSTNGMFPGDSPLNLSPLQYSNAFDVFAAYGGLNEKSFVDGLNFSLNNMQYSNQQFQPVMAN; encoded by the coding sequence ATGCCCATAAGTGACCCAGCCTCATCAGTGTCCAGCTCTCCATCGCCTCCTTTTGGTCACTCTGCTGCTGTAAGCCCTACCTTCATGCCCCGGTCCACTCAGCCTTTAACCTTTACCACTGCCACTTTTGCTGCCACCAAGTTCGGCTCTACCAAAATGAAGAATAGCGGCCGTAGCAACAAGGTTGCACGTACTTCTCCTATCAACCTCGGCTTGAATGTGAATGACCTCTTGAAGCAGAAAGCCATCTCTTCCTCAATGCACTCTCTGTATGGGCTTGGCTTGGGCAgccagcagcagccacagcaacagcagcagccagcccagccgccaccgccaccgccaccaccacagcagcaacaacagcagaAAACCTCTGCTCTTTCTCCTAATGCcaaggaatttatttttcctaatatgcAGGGTCAAGGTAGTAGTACCAATGGAATGTTCCCAGGTGACAGCCCCCTTAACCTCAGTCCTCTCCAGTACAGTAATGCCTTTGATGTGTTTGCGGCCTATGGAGGCCTCAATGAGAAGTCTTTTGTAGATGGCTTGAATTTTAGCTTAAATAACATGCAGTATTCTAACCAGCAATTCCAGCCTGTTATGGctaactga